One part of the Vicia villosa cultivar HV-30 ecotype Madison, WI linkage group LG6, Vvil1.0, whole genome shotgun sequence genome encodes these proteins:
- the LOC131611333 gene encoding large ribosomal subunit protein uL23z-like: MAPSKVDKPKKADPKAQALKTAKAVKSGGQGIKKKSKKIRTTVTFHRPKTLSKERNPKYPRISATPRNKLDYYQILKFPLTTESAMKKIEDNNTLVFIVDLRADKKKIKDAVKKMYDIQAKKVNTLIRPDGTKKAYVRLTPDYDALDVANKIGII; this comes from the exons ATGGCTCCATCAAAGG TGGACAAACCAAAGAAGGCTGATCCCAAAGCTCAGGCCTTGAAGACAGCCAAGGCAGTGAAGTCAGGTGGCCAAGGTATtaagaagaaatcaaagaagatcAGAACAACTGTCACATTTCACCGGCCAAAGACACTGTCGAAGGAAAGGAACCCAAAGTATCCTCGCATTAGTGCAACACCAAGAAACAAGTTGGACTACTATCAAATACTTAAATTTCCTCTAACTACCGAGTCTGCAATGAAGAAAATTGAAGATAACAATACACTTGTTTTTATCGTTGACCTCCGTGctgacaaaaagaaaattaaagatgCTGTGAAGAAAATGTATGACATTCAGGCCAAGAAAGTGAACACTTTGATCAG GCCTGATGGTACGAAGAAAGCCTATGTTAGGTTGACTCCAGATTATGATGCATTAGATGTTGCCAACAAAATCGGTATCATTTAA